AGTTTGGACTTTGTGTGGTAGATTCTTATCTTGTTTACTCTTACCTTGAAGGAGAAGAGGGAACAACTAAAGATATAGAGCTGATATCAAAAGAGCTAAAAAGAATCCATAATAAAGGTTATTTGCACGGGGATTCTCAAGTGATGAATTTTTTAATAAATGGAAATACAGTATATCTAATAGATACTAAGCTTATGAAGAATAGATATGGAAAGTTTGGAGAAATTTATGAGTTTATATATTTAGAAGAGAGCTGTGATAAAGATATAGAGTATGATAGAGAGAGTATTTACTATAAGGTAGCTATCACACTGAAAAGATATTTAATCTGGTTTGCTAATTTTAAAAGAAGATTGAGAGGGAAGAAGTGAAAATATTAGTAATAAGAATGAGCTCAATAGGAGATGTAATTCTTACTACTCCTGTGCTTAAAGCTTTTAAAAGAAAATATCCAGAAGCTGAAATAGATTTTGTTGTTATGGAGCAATTTAAAGATGCCATTTCTGGATTGAAATATATAGATAATCTTATAACTTTTAATAAGAAAAAAGATGATGGAATAAAAAATATAAAAAAGTTTGCAGATAGATTAAAGGCTAATAAGTATGATTATGTTTTTGATTTACATGCAAAATTTAGATCAAAGATAATAGCTAAAAGATTGGGAGTAAAAACTTATACCTATAAAAAAAGAGCCTGGTGGAAAACTCTATTAGTTAAATTAAGACTTATAAAATATCAAGTAGATGATACTATTATAAAAAATTATTTTGGAGCTTTTAAGGAGTTTGGAATAGAGTATATAGGAGAGGACTTAGATTTTGCTTTTGAAGAAGATCCAAAGTTAGAAGAGTTTAAAAACTTACCTGTAATAGCTCCAAGAGCATCTAAGAATACAAAGGAATGGACTCCAGAAGGATTTGGAGAGCTGGCAAAATTAATATATAAAAAATATGGAGTCAAAAGTATATTAATAGGTGGTAAGGGAGATATTCCTAGATGCGAAGAGATAAATAAGATAAGTGAAAATAGTTGTATTATACTTGCTGGAGTCCTATCTTTAAAAGAGAGTGGGGCATTATTATCTAAAGCTAAGTTTATAGTAACTAATGACTCTGGACCTTTTCATATAGCTAGAGGGGTAGGTTGTAAAACCTTTGTAATATTTGGACCTACTAGTCCAGGAATGTTTGATTTTGGAGAAAATGACACTTTAATATATGCTAATGAGAACTGTTCTCCTTGTAGTTTACATGGAGATAAGAGTTGTCCTAAAAAACATTTTAAATGTATGAGAGATATAAAGGCAGAAAATATTTTGGAGATTATAGATAAAAAAATAAATTGGGAGGAATAATATGGCAAAAGCAAAAGATGAAGTTAATGACAGAGAAAAAGCCTTAGAGATGGCAATGAAGCAGATAAAAAAGGACTTTGGTGAGGGTTCTATAATGAAATTAGGTTCTAATCAAAGTATGGCAGTAGAAACAATTTCAACAGGAAGTATCAATCTAGATTTAGCTCTAGGTCAAGGTGGAGTTCCTAGAGGAAGAATAGTAGAGATATATGGAGCAGAGAGTTCAGGTAAAACTACAATAGCTCTACACATAGCAGCAGAGGCACAAAAAATGGGAGGAATAGTAGCATTTATAGATGCAGAACATGCTTTAGACCCTGTATATGCTAAGGCTCTAGGAGTAGATGTAGATGAGCTTTTAATATCTCAGCCTGACTATGGAGAGCAAGCACTAGAGATAGCAGATATGCTTGTTCGTTCTGGAGCTGTGGACCTTGTAGTAGTGGACTCAGTAGCAGCACTTGTACCGAAAGCTGAGATAGATGGAGAGATGTCTGATCAACAGATGGGATTACAAGCTAGACTTATGTCGAAAGCTTTAAGAAAACTTACTGCAACATTAAATAAATCAAAAACTACTATGATTTTTATCAACCAAATTAGAGATAAAATTGGTGGATTTGGATTTGGACCTCAGACTACTACTACAGGAGGAAAAGCACTTAAGTTCTATGCTTCTGTAAGAATGGAAGTAAAAAGAGTAGGAAGTGTAAAACAAGGTGATGAAGCAATAGGAAATGAAACTGTTGTAAAAATTACTAAAAATAAGATAGCACCTCCATTTAAAGAGGCAGCTTTCCAAATAATGTATGGAAAGGGAATCTCAAGAGTAGGAGAGATTTTAGATATGGCTATAGAGTATGATATAGTTGCAAAATCTGGAGCTTGGTTTAGTTTTGGAGATATTAGACTTGGACAAGGAAAAGAGAATGTAAAAGCTAGACTTGAAAGTGAACCAGAGTTATTAGCAGCTATTGAGGCTGAAGTGATGAAAGTTATGAAGCCACACTCTGCAAAAGATGAAACAGAAGAAGAGGTATCAGTAGTTCCAGAAGGAGCATTAAATTTTGATGAAGTATAATCTTAAGGGAAATAAGATATATTTTGATGAATTTTTTTATTTGGATTTAAATAAGCAAACTATACTAGAATTTGATTTGAAGAAAAGAGATGAGATTAGTGAAGTTGAGTATAGGGAGCTTGTGAAAAGAAGAGTAGAAAGTATGGGATACTTTTTACTTGGTAAGAGAGATTATTCAGAGAGGGAGCTCTATCAAAAGCTCCTCTCTAAATATAGAGAAAAAGATATTATAAAATCTATAATAGAAAAATTTATTGAATTAGGTTATTTAAATGATTATGATTATGCACAAAGTTATGTAAATTCACATAATTATAGTAAAAAAAAGATGGAGTTTATGCTTTTACAAAAGGGAGTAAATTCAGCTATAATTAGGGATATTTTAGCTGGACAAGATACTTTTGAAATAGAAGAGATAAAAAAACAATGGAAAAAATTAGGAAATAAAGAAAATGATAAAAAGATTGTTTCTTTGATGAGAAAAGGATTTCAGTATAAAGATATTCAAAGAGCAATAAAAGAGATAGATGAGTAATTTGGGAGGAATAGAAAAACATGTTGGGAATGATTTTAGCAGCTGGGACAGGATTATTATTGTTTATATACATTAGTATACTATATCTTCCTATAATAGCAATGAAAGATGAAAGAACAGGAGTAAAACTAGCAAGAAAAAAATTGAGATGGCTATCAAGAATAGTTTTAAAGAGTCTTGGAGTTAAATTAAGAGTAATATATAAAAATAGAAAAAATATAAATGCCTTAGAGAGAGAAAAAGGAATTATTTTTGTATGTAATCATCAAAGTAATTTAGATATTCCTGTAATTGTAAGTGCTCTACATATAGATGTGGGATTTGTAGCTAAAAAAGAGATGAAATCTTGGCCATTTTTTAATATCTGGATGAAAAGAAGTAAGTGTGTGTTTTTGAATAGAGAAAATCCTAGAGAAGGAATAAAGGATATAAAAGAAGCAGTAAAAGTTGTAAAAGATGGATATCCTATTGTAATTTTTCCAGAGGGAGAGAGAACACTAGATGGAGAGATATTGAGATTTAAAAAAGGAAGTTTTAAATTAGCTACTGAAACCAATGGAATAATAGTACCTCTTACTTTAAAAGGAAC
The DNA window shown above is from Fusobacterium mortiferum ATCC 9817 and carries:
- a CDS encoding lipopolysaccharide core heptose(II) kinase RfaY, giving the protein MKKLKYGKNILYYIDEKNIKLYDKIKNTCYNIERIFKNDQRSYVALIEIDGEKYVLKRPIEKNRRKWQRFLSIFRGSESRREFENIQRINELDFNGAIPYLAVETKFGLCVVDSYLVYSYLEGEEGTTKDIELISKELKRIHNKGYLHGDSQVMNFLINGNTVYLIDTKLMKNRYGKFGEIYEFIYLEESCDKDIEYDRESIYYKVAITLKRYLIWFANFKRRLRGKK
- a CDS encoding glycosyltransferase family 9 protein, producing the protein MSSIGDVILTTPVLKAFKRKYPEAEIDFVVMEQFKDAISGLKYIDNLITFNKKKDDGIKNIKKFADRLKANKYDYVFDLHAKFRSKIIAKRLGVKTYTYKKRAWWKTLLVKLRLIKYQVDDTIIKNYFGAFKEFGIEYIGEDLDFAFEEDPKLEEFKNLPVIAPRASKNTKEWTPEGFGELAKLIYKKYGVKSILIGGKGDIPRCEEINKISENSCIILAGVLSLKESGALLSKAKFIVTNDSGPFHIARGVGCKTFVIFGPTSPGMFDFGENDTLIYANENCSPCSLHGDKSCPKKHFKCMRDIKAENILEIIDKKINWEE
- the recA gene encoding recombinase RecA, coding for MAKAKDEVNDREKALEMAMKQIKKDFGEGSIMKLGSNQSMAVETISTGSINLDLALGQGGVPRGRIVEIYGAESSGKTTIALHIAAEAQKMGGIVAFIDAEHALDPVYAKALGVDVDELLISQPDYGEQALEIADMLVRSGAVDLVVVDSVAALVPKAEIDGEMSDQQMGLQARLMSKALRKLTATLNKSKTTMIFINQIRDKIGGFGFGPQTTTTGGKALKFYASVRMEVKRVGSVKQGDEAIGNETVVKITKNKIAPPFKEAAFQIMYGKGISRVGEILDMAIEYDIVAKSGAWFSFGDIRLGQGKENVKARLESEPELLAAIEAEVMKVMKPHSAKDETEEEVSVVPEGALNFDEV
- a CDS encoding regulatory protein RecX translates to MKYNLKGNKIYFDEFFYLDLNKQTILEFDLKKRDEISEVEYRELVKRRVESMGYFLLGKRDYSERELYQKLLSKYREKDIIKSIIEKFIELGYLNDYDYAQSYVNSHNYSKKKMEFMLLQKGVNSAIIRDILAGQDTFEIEEIKKQWKKLGNKENDKKIVSLMRKGFQYKDIQRAIKEIDE
- a CDS encoding lysophospholipid acyltransferase family protein, producing MLGMILAAGTGLLLFIYISILYLPIIAMKDERTGVKLARKKLRWLSRIVLKSLGVKLRVIYKNRKNINALEREKGIIFVCNHQSNLDIPVIVSALHIDVGFVAKKEMKSWPFFNIWMKRSKCVFLNRENPREGIKDIKEAVKVVKDGYPIVIFPEGERTLDGEILRFKKGSFKLATETNGIIVPLTLKGTFDIQKRGEWKMKRNQLVTIIVGEPIYVDSLSNDEIKELSTKVREVIEENYKKIK